One window from the genome of Salisaeta longa DSM 21114 encodes:
- a CDS encoding acyl-CoA dehydrogenase, whose amino-acid sequence MDALNLLAPYAEALPTWGLVVSGLVVLFVLGFTGAPLIVWALAGAAALSGLGAPLAVWIPYLALAVLFNVPPIRRALSAGVMKAMEALQFLPVISETEQTAIDAGTVWMDAELFSGKPDFKKSLDQLYPELSDKERAFIDGPVEELCAMVDDWEVHQRGDLPQEAWDFMKEKGFFGLIIPEAFGGLGFSAEGRSAVVQKLGTRSLPLSISVMVPNSLGPGELLLHYGTDRQKEHYLPKLASGELIPAFALTEPKAGSDAGAMTSRGEVFKDEDGELKLRLNWNKRYISLAAISGVLGLAFKLRDPENHLGKGEDLGITCALVPTDTPGVKLGRRHDPLGIAFYNCPTEGEDVVLPIDAIIGEADGAGRGWAMLMDALSAGRGIMLPAQSTGGLKYFTRVAGGHAAIRQQFGLNIGKFEGVEEPLARIAGQTYILDAARKYTNGAVDSGEKPSVVSAIAKYNFTEIQRDAVNDAMDVLSGNGISRGPRNLLANAYIGTPISITVEGANILTRTMMIFGQGAIRCHPYALKEIEALMDGDVKAFDKAFWSHIGHVVRNGFRAFGLSLSRGTLAGTPVSGPHASYYRKLAWASASFAFWADMAMGSLGGALKRKEKITGRFADILSWMYLGMATLARFEKEGRKPEQEPFMHWAMQHSLAQIQEAFDGLFANLKVPGLTWLIRGIVAPWARFNTIGTPPSDALGHEIAQAIQEKDGAREWLTRDGVYIPTDKNEALGRLEWAFGLTRDAYHIAQKIKDAVRNKQLPKKRPAALLDEALAEGVISQDEYDTVKAAEEARAEYIKVDSFELEAYRTNRDMPGDPVGEGALASSIQETLDRDLTDTEVTPDDVGDGAPGVRGDGATKSPEPPQETV is encoded by the coding sequence ATGGATGCTTTAAACCTACTTGCGCCCTATGCCGAGGCGCTCCCCACCTGGGGGCTCGTCGTTAGCGGTCTGGTCGTGCTCTTTGTGCTGGGCTTTACCGGTGCCCCGCTCATCGTGTGGGCCCTAGCGGGCGCCGCGGCGCTCTCGGGACTGGGCGCGCCGCTGGCCGTCTGGATTCCCTATCTCGCCCTCGCGGTGCTCTTCAACGTGCCGCCCATCCGCCGCGCCCTCTCGGCCGGCGTCATGAAGGCAATGGAGGCACTGCAATTTCTGCCGGTCATTTCCGAGACCGAGCAAACCGCCATCGACGCCGGGACGGTATGGATGGACGCGGAGCTCTTTTCCGGAAAGCCCGACTTCAAAAAATCGCTGGATCAGCTCTATCCGGAGCTGTCCGACAAGGAGCGCGCGTTTATCGACGGTCCGGTGGAAGAACTCTGCGCGATGGTGGACGACTGGGAGGTGCACCAGCGCGGTGATTTGCCGCAGGAAGCCTGGGACTTCATGAAGGAAAAGGGCTTCTTCGGTCTTATCATCCCGGAGGCGTTTGGCGGGTTGGGCTTCTCGGCTGAAGGGCGCAGCGCGGTCGTGCAGAAACTGGGCACGCGCTCGCTGCCGCTCTCCATTTCGGTGATGGTGCCCAACTCGCTGGGGCCGGGCGAACTGCTGCTGCACTACGGCACCGATCGTCAGAAAGAGCATTACCTGCCGAAGCTCGCGAGCGGCGAGCTCATTCCGGCGTTTGCACTTACCGAACCGAAGGCCGGCTCGGATGCGGGCGCTATGACGTCGCGCGGCGAGGTCTTCAAAGACGAAGACGGCGAGCTGAAGCTCCGCCTGAACTGGAACAAGCGCTACATTTCGCTGGCGGCCATCTCGGGCGTGCTGGGGCTCGCATTCAAGCTGCGCGATCCCGAAAATCACCTGGGCAAGGGCGAAGACCTGGGCATCACCTGTGCCTTGGTGCCCACCGACACGCCTGGCGTTAAGCTGGGGCGCCGCCACGATCCGCTGGGCATTGCCTTTTATAACTGCCCGACGGAAGGCGAGGACGTGGTGCTTCCCATTGACGCGATTATCGGCGAAGCAGATGGCGCCGGACGGGGCTGGGCCATGCTCATGGATGCCCTCTCGGCCGGGCGTGGCATCATGCTGCCTGCGCAATCGACGGGCGGCCTCAAGTACTTCACCCGTGTGGCAGGCGGTCATGCCGCCATCCGGCAGCAATTTGGGCTCAACATCGGCAAGTTTGAAGGCGTCGAGGAGCCACTGGCGCGCATTGCCGGACAAACGTACATTCTGGACGCGGCCCGCAAGTACACCAACGGTGCCGTAGATAGCGGCGAGAAGCCGTCGGTGGTATCGGCCATTGCGAAGTACAACTTCACGGAGATCCAGCGTGACGCTGTGAACGATGCGATGGATGTGCTGTCGGGCAACGGCATCTCACGCGGCCCGCGCAACCTGTTGGCCAATGCCTACATCGGCACGCCCATCAGCATCACGGTGGAGGGCGCGAACATCTTAACGCGCACCATGATGATCTTTGGCCAGGGCGCCATTCGCTGCCATCCGTACGCGCTCAAGGAAATTGAGGCGCTCATGGACGGCGATGTGAAGGCGTTCGACAAGGCCTTCTGGAGCCACATCGGGCATGTGGTGCGGAACGGATTCCGGGCCTTTGGACTCAGTCTCAGCCGCGGCACCCTCGCCGGCACCCCCGTAAGCGGTCCACACGCGTCGTACTACCGCAAGCTGGCCTGGGCTTCGGCGAGCTTCGCGTTCTGGGCCGACATGGCCATGGGCAGCCTGGGCGGCGCCCTGAAGCGGAAGGAGAAGATTACCGGTCGTTTTGCCGATATCCTGTCGTGGATGTACCTGGGCATGGCCACGCTGGCGCGCTTCGAAAAAGAAGGACGCAAACCCGAGCAAGAGCCGTTTATGCACTGGGCGATGCAGCACAGCTTGGCCCAGATCCAGGAGGCGTTCGATGGGCTCTTTGCAAACCTGAAGGTGCCGGGCCTCACGTGGCTCATCCGCGGCATCGTAGCCCCGTGGGCGCGCTTCAACACCATCGGCACGCCACCGTCCGATGCGCTCGGCCACGAAATTGCGCAGGCGATTCAGGAAAAGGACGGAGCCCGCGAGTGGCTCACGCGCGACGGGGTGTACATCCCTACCGACAAGAACGAAGCCCTTGGCCGCCTGGAGTGGGCCTTTGGCCTCACGCGCGACGCGTACCACATTGCGCAGAAGATCAAGGACGCCGTGCGCAACAAGCAGCTGCCGAAGAAGCGTCCGGCGGCGTTGCTCGACGAGGCTCTGGCCGAAGGCGTGATCTCGCAGGACGAGTACGATACCGTAAAGGCTGCGGAGGAAGCGCGCGCCGAGTACATCAAGGTCGACTCGTTCGAGCTGGAAGCGTACCGCACCAACCGCGACATGCCGGGCGATCCTGTGGGCGAGGGCGCGTTGGCGTCCAGCATCCAAGAGACGCTCGACCGCGACCTTACCGACACGGAGGTGACGCCCGACGACGTGGGCGACGGGGCCCCGGGCGTACGGGGCGACGGTGCCACGAAGTCGCCTGAGCCGCCGCAAGAAACGGTGTAG
- the rpsA gene encoding 30S ribosomal protein S1, which yields MAQEQEQAPPSTTPTPDASDVETTDAGDAPAAEGQEAEAAHKPVDTDAPADGEVETEASATDDAPAAEATDETPADEAAAEDEEAPEPAEVSRLIEEAVEEASHEMQIPTGDAVTPDSGAATEEPMSMAATDLVRSEEAQGFTGDIMGRTVTLEELEAEERSHTEDPVYEQFRQLIDRTTTDLRELEIVQGRVLEVNDDDVIIDIGYKSDGIVSRDEFDRELKRGDTVEVWLERKEDRNGQLVLSKERADQERRWQRVEEAYENEDVLEGTIIRRIKGGMIVDLFEGLEAFLPGSQIDVRPVRDFDAYLEKRMEFKIVKLNPENENIVVSHRELIQAELEEQREQILSELEVGQVLQGTVKNIVDFGVFIDLGGVDGLLHITDLSWGRVSHPSEVVDLDEEIQVVVLDYEEERQRISLGLKQLQPHPWDNIGEKYDEGETVEGKVVSITNYGAFVELEKGIEGLVHISEMSWTRHIKHPSQMVSLGQLVEVKILNIDEEEKKISLGMKQLEPDPWDGISDRYPAGTVLTGTVRNITNFGVFVEIEPGIDGLVHISDLSWTKKVRHPSDMVKKGQEMDVVILNIDEDRRRISLGHKQVKTNPWDQFSEAYAEGNDTTGEVVRVEDKGLVVELPLDVEAFVPGSELKNGPRDFETFYRIGQELELRVIRFDKGRKDIVLSETAKDREEEQAERRQERHAERQEKREQKQAVRSYQQSQSSSESTGGPTTGPTTLGELSGLADLKAEMEEAERQTDEDTDAAGFDESAGFPDNFPHVSVLEGADINSVAELRAIDDFQSIKGIGEVYAGELEDALAAMDEARS from the coding sequence ATGGCACAAGAGCAAGAACAAGCCCCTCCTTCCACAACGCCCACGCCCGACGCGTCCGACGTCGAAACAACGGACGCTGGTGACGCCCCCGCCGCCGAAGGACAAGAAGCGGAAGCGGCGCACAAGCCCGTGGACACCGATGCGCCGGCCGACGGCGAAGTCGAGACCGAAGCATCTGCGACGGACGACGCACCCGCTGCCGAGGCAACCGACGAGACCCCGGCCGACGAAGCAGCAGCCGAAGACGAAGAAGCGCCAGAACCGGCCGAGGTGAGCCGCCTGATTGAGGAAGCGGTAGAGGAAGCCTCGCACGAGATGCAAATTCCGACCGGCGATGCCGTAACGCCCGACAGTGGCGCGGCTACCGAGGAACCCATGTCGATGGCCGCCACCGACCTGGTACGGTCGGAAGAAGCCCAGGGCTTCACCGGCGACATCATGGGGCGTACCGTAACCCTTGAGGAGCTGGAAGCCGAGGAGCGTAGCCACACCGAAGATCCGGTGTACGAGCAGTTCCGCCAGCTGATTGACCGCACCACCACCGACCTCCGCGAGCTGGAAATCGTGCAAGGGCGCGTGCTGGAGGTCAACGATGACGATGTCATCATCGACATCGGATACAAGAGCGACGGCATCGTATCGCGTGACGAGTTCGACCGCGAGCTGAAGCGCGGCGATACCGTTGAGGTGTGGCTGGAGCGCAAGGAAGATCGCAACGGCCAACTCGTGCTCTCGAAGGAGCGCGCCGATCAGGAACGTCGTTGGCAGCGCGTGGAAGAAGCCTACGAGAACGAAGATGTGCTCGAAGGTACGATTATCCGTCGCATCAAGGGCGGCATGATCGTCGACTTGTTCGAAGGGCTCGAAGCCTTCCTGCCGGGTTCGCAAATCGATGTGCGCCCCGTGCGCGACTTCGATGCGTACCTCGAGAAGCGCATGGAGTTCAAGATTGTCAAGCTCAACCCGGAGAACGAGAACATCGTGGTCTCGCACCGCGAGCTCATCCAGGCCGAACTGGAAGAGCAGCGCGAGCAGATCCTCTCCGAGCTCGAAGTGGGGCAGGTGCTGCAAGGAACCGTCAAAAACATCGTCGACTTTGGCGTCTTTATCGACCTCGGCGGCGTGGATGGCCTCCTGCACATCACCGACCTCTCGTGGGGGCGCGTCTCGCACCCGAGCGAGGTGGTAGACCTCGACGAGGAGATCCAGGTGGTAGTGCTCGATTACGAAGAAGAGCGCCAGCGCATTTCGCTGGGGCTGAAGCAGCTGCAGCCGCACCCGTGGGACAACATCGGGGAGAAGTACGACGAAGGCGAAACGGTGGAGGGCAAAGTGGTCTCCATCACCAACTACGGGGCCTTCGTGGAGCTGGAGAAAGGCATCGAGGGGCTCGTTCACATCAGCGAGATGTCGTGGACGCGTCACATCAAGCACCCCTCGCAGATGGTCTCGCTTGGCCAGCTCGTGGAGGTGAAGATCCTCAATATCGACGAGGAGGAGAAGAAGATCTCGCTGGGCATGAAGCAGCTGGAGCCCGACCCGTGGGACGGCATCAGCGATCGGTATCCGGCGGGCACCGTGCTTACCGGCACCGTGCGCAACATCACCAACTTCGGCGTCTTTGTCGAGATCGAGCCGGGCATCGACGGCCTCGTGCACATCTCGGATCTGTCGTGGACGAAGAAGGTGCGCCATCCGTCCGATATGGTCAAGAAGGGCCAAGAGATGGATGTGGTGATCCTCAACATCGATGAGGACCGCCGCCGCATCTCGCTGGGCCACAAGCAGGTGAAGACGAATCCGTGGGACCAGTTCTCCGAGGCGTACGCCGAGGGCAACGACACCACCGGAGAGGTTGTACGCGTGGAAGACAAGGGCCTCGTGGTCGAGCTTCCCCTCGATGTGGAGGCCTTTGTGCCCGGCAGCGAGCTCAAAAACGGTCCGCGCGACTTCGAGACCTTCTACCGCATCGGGCAAGAGCTCGAGTTGCGCGTCATTCGCTTCGACAAGGGGCGCAAGGATATCGTCCTCAGCGAAACGGCGAAAGACCGCGAAGAAGAGCAAGCGGAGCGTCGTCAGGAACGGCACGCCGAGCGTCAAGAGAAGCGCGAACAGAAGCAGGCCGTACGCAGCTATCAGCAATCGCAAAGCAGCAGCGAGTCGACCGGTGGTCCGACCACGGGCCCGACCACGCTGGGCGAGCTTTCGGGCTTGGCTGACCTCAAAGCCGAGATGGAAGAGGCAGAGCGTCAGACCGATGAAGATACCGACGCCGCGGGCTTTGACGAGAGCGCTGGCTTCCCGGACAACTTCCCGCATGTGAGCGTGCTGGAAGGTGCCGACATCAACTCGGTGGCTGAGCTCCGTGCGATCGACGACTTCCAGTCCATTAAGGGCATCGGCGAAGTGTACGCCGGCGAGCTCGAAGATGCACTGGCGGCTATGGACGAAGCGCGCAGCTAA
- a CDS encoding RsmB/NOP family class I SAM-dependent RNA methyltransferase, protein MPAHPFARYRPLIDRWTAFTEALARPLPEVVWTNTLRTTPRRIRRHLDALGVQPTPLPWLPYAFQLASDATPGTLLPFVTGHVHIQEAASLLPVPILDPQLGERVLDLCAAPGNKTAQLAVHMNNRGTVVANDRSSGRLYVLRSTLNRMGIANCAVTQHDGTQLPHDVGRFDRVLVDAPCSCEGTSRKHPMATADSDYDALAATQRALLSKALTHCRVGGRVVYSTCTYAPEENEAVVDAVLTQWDGRATLRPIAVEALRTAPGCTEWNGTSFDASLQHAARLWPHHNNTGGFFVALLERIA, encoded by the coding sequence ATGCCTGCTCATCCTTTTGCGCGCTACCGCCCGTTAATTGACCGGTGGACGGCTTTTACCGAGGCGCTCGCGCGTCCGTTGCCCGAGGTGGTGTGGACCAACACGCTCCGCACCACGCCCCGCCGCATACGCCGCCATCTGGACGCCCTGGGGGTGCAGCCCACGCCGCTGCCGTGGCTGCCGTATGCCTTTCAGCTCGCGTCCGATGCCACCCCCGGCACCTTGCTGCCGTTTGTGACAGGGCACGTGCACATTCAAGAGGCCGCCTCCTTGCTTCCGGTGCCCATTCTCGATCCACAGCTCGGCGAGCGCGTCCTCGACCTGTGCGCGGCCCCCGGGAATAAGACCGCACAGCTGGCTGTGCACATGAACAACCGCGGCACCGTGGTGGCCAACGACCGAAGCAGCGGACGCCTCTACGTGCTGCGCAGCACCCTCAACCGCATGGGCATTGCCAACTGCGCCGTAACACAGCACGACGGCACCCAGCTCCCTCACGACGTCGGGCGCTTCGACCGCGTCCTGGTCGACGCTCCATGTTCGTGCGAAGGCACCTCGCGCAAGCACCCCATGGCCACAGCAGATTCCGACTACGATGCGCTGGCCGCTACGCAGCGAGCGCTGCTGAGCAAGGCCCTCACGCACTGCCGCGTCGGAGGGCGCGTGGTGTACTCCACCTGCACGTATGCTCCCGAGGAAAACGAAGCGGTGGTGGATGCCGTCCTCACACAATGGGACGGCCGTGCAACGCTGCGCCCCATTGCGGTAGAGGCCCTACGCACAGCGCCCGGCTGTACGGAGTGGAACGGCACCTCCTTCGATGCCTCGCTGCAGCACGCGGCGCGCCTCTGGCCCCACCACAACAACACCGGCGGGTTCTTCGTGGCCCTGCTCGAACGCATCGCGTAA
- a CDS encoding lysylphosphatidylglycerol synthase transmembrane domain-containing protein yields the protein MSSRLRRLLLHIGSLLFAAGLLLVALYGVDLDRLWTALRQADYRWLAPLALLIVASNVMRAWRWNVLIDALPSSPEAPPEKNTLRASFASIMIGYMMNYVAPRMGEVARTVNMSTRTGRRFSALFGTVVSERIFDTIVLGLALLSAVGLLFSKIDTLYTHFLAPITTRLSVLSDARLLWIAGLVLLAVLLLGGGTWYALRREGSTLRRWWTTHFRPALASFRSGLRTLLTSPRRGTILGTTLAMWGGYLLMAYLPFRMLHLAAPYDIGLVDAWTLMALGALGLLVPTPGGLGSYHYITIQALTLLYGVPAAEAATYAVLTHAAQFIFYVAFGAGALIVQGPHWRRLFQRTTATSDSSPAARP from the coding sequence GTGAGTTCTCGCCTTCGCCGCTTGCTCCTTCACATCGGCAGCTTGCTGTTTGCTGCCGGGTTGCTTCTGGTTGCGCTCTACGGCGTAGACCTCGACCGGCTGTGGACGGCCCTTCGACAGGCCGACTACCGCTGGCTGGCGCCTTTGGCCCTTCTGATTGTGGCGAGCAACGTGATGCGCGCTTGGCGCTGGAACGTCCTCATCGACGCGCTGCCGTCCTCGCCCGAGGCACCGCCCGAGAAAAACACGCTACGGGCCTCGTTTGCGTCCATCATGATTGGCTACATGATGAATTACGTAGCCCCGCGCATGGGGGAAGTGGCCCGCACGGTAAACATGAGCACGCGCACCGGCCGGCGGTTCAGCGCGCTCTTTGGCACGGTGGTCAGCGAGCGCATCTTCGACACGATCGTCCTGGGCCTGGCGTTGCTTAGCGCCGTTGGATTGCTCTTCTCGAAGATCGACACGTTGTACACGCATTTCCTGGCGCCGATCACCACGCGCCTGTCGGTCCTCTCCGATGCCCGCTTGCTTTGGATCGCGGGCCTCGTCCTGCTCGCTGTCTTGCTCCTCGGGGGCGGTACGTGGTACGCCCTGCGCCGCGAAGGCTCTACGCTGCGCCGCTGGTGGACGACGCACTTCCGCCCGGCGCTCGCGTCATTTCGGTCGGGGTTGCGCACCCTCCTCACCTCGCCGCGCCGCGGCACCATCCTGGGCACCACGCTGGCCATGTGGGGCGGCTACCTGCTGATGGCCTACTTGCCCTTTCGGATGCTTCACCTGGCGGCGCCCTACGACATTGGGTTGGTCGATGCATGGACCCTCATGGCCCTCGGCGCGCTGGGCCTGCTCGTGCCCACCCCCGGGGGCTTGGGCTCGTATCATTACATCACCATTCAAGCGCTCACGCTGCTGTACGGCGTCCCCGCTGCCGAAGCGGCCACCTATGCAGTGCTCACGCACGCCGCGCAGTTCATCTTTTACGTGGCGTTTGGTGCCGGCGCGCTCATCGTGCAAGGCCCGCACTGGCGACGCCTCTTTCAGCGGACCACCGCTACGAGCGACTCATCGCCTGCAGCGCGTCCATGA
- a CDS encoding CPBP family intramembrane glutamic endopeptidase encodes MMSSVSSLLSAEWQRLRGALQRLDTQTMTVCTLTAFLVVAQYVLGGRDMYYAVVADVLPAAWRGLGAWAWWFGVQGVLGFVVPLAVLRGAFKRSWADMGLGAGNARLAGAGLAVYLPLVAVGTWVLSDGAAFQQQYPHYQPAAHAWDVWLLYEALFLFYWMGWEYLWRGFMIFGTRHTLGAYAIFVQAIPFAALHVQKPWPEAFLSVVGGLALGALVWRCRSFWIAVPLHAAQMMLLDFWCTLRIRSGASGLGLGALMDALQAMSRS; translated from the coding sequence ATGATGTCGTCGGTCTCTTCGCTTCTATCCGCCGAGTGGCAGCGCCTGCGCGGGGCCCTGCAGCGCCTCGACACCCAAACCATGACGGTCTGCACGCTCACGGCCTTCCTGGTCGTGGCGCAGTATGTGCTGGGCGGGCGCGACATGTACTACGCGGTGGTGGCCGATGTCCTCCCGGCGGCGTGGCGCGGCCTCGGGGCCTGGGCGTGGTGGTTTGGCGTACAGGGCGTGTTGGGCTTTGTCGTTCCGCTGGCCGTGCTGCGGGGCGCGTTCAAGCGGTCGTGGGCCGATATGGGGCTGGGGGCGGGCAACGCGCGTCTGGCGGGCGCGGGCCTCGCGGTGTATCTGCCACTGGTGGCGGTGGGCACGTGGGTGCTGTCGGACGGCGCGGCCTTTCAGCAGCAGTACCCGCACTACCAGCCCGCCGCTCATGCATGGGACGTGTGGTTGCTGTATGAGGCCCTGTTCTTGTTTTACTGGATGGGGTGGGAGTATCTGTGGCGCGGGTTCATGATCTTTGGCACGCGTCATACGCTGGGCGCGTATGCCATCTTCGTGCAGGCCATTCCCTTTGCTGCGCTGCACGTGCAAAAGCCCTGGCCCGAAGCTTTCCTTTCGGTGGTGGGCGGCCTGGCGCTGGGGGCGTTGGTGTGGCGCTGCCGGTCGTTTTGGATTGCGGTGCCGCTGCATGCCGCCCAGATGATGCTGCTGGATTTTTGGTGCACCCTGCGCATCCGCAGCGGCGCCTCGGGCCTTGGCCTTGGGGCGCTCATGGACGCGCTGCAGGCGATGAGTCGCTCGTAG
- a CDS encoding LolA family protein has protein sequence MRSLLVCVLWLVLAAGGLVAQPAPATVTLQAVQARYNALDGLRAQFTQRTTSTFGDGSQTTDGIIWLQRNRYRIETGTETIVSNGTTLWIYDRVQEQVIIDRVDDRAQGLTPTAFFSDFAARFAVTERRSGTRLGAPHAVLTLAAQSDTTRFEALTLWVRTTDRLITQLVARDRNGTSFEIALRTLVPNPSLPANTFRFTPPDTADVVDLRSS, from the coding sequence ATGCGTTCGCTTCTCGTTTGTGTCTTGTGGCTTGTTCTTGCCGCCGGCGGCCTGGTAGCCCAGCCGGCACCCGCTACGGTGACGCTCCAGGCGGTTCAAGCGCGCTACAACGCACTCGACGGGCTGCGCGCACAGTTCACGCAGCGCACCACGTCTACCTTTGGCGACGGCAGCCAAACCACCGACGGCATCATCTGGCTGCAGCGCAATCGGTATCGGATTGAGACCGGCACGGAGACGATCGTTTCGAACGGCACGACGCTGTGGATTTACGACCGCGTGCAAGAACAGGTGATCATCGACCGGGTTGACGACCGTGCGCAGGGCCTTACGCCCACCGCGTTTTTTTCTGACTTCGCCGCGCGCTTCGCGGTCACCGAGCGTCGTTCGGGGACGCGCCTCGGGGCGCCGCACGCCGTACTCACGCTGGCCGCGCAGTCCGATACCACGCGCTTCGAGGCCCTTACGCTGTGGGTGCGCACCACCGACCGGCTCATCACGCAACTCGTGGCGCGCGACCGTAACGGCACGTCGTTCGAGATTGCGCTGCGCACGCTCGTGCCCAATCCTTCCCTTCCGGCGAACACCTTCCGCTTCACCCCGCCCGACACCGCCGACGTTGTTGACCTTCGCTCATCCTGA
- the cmk gene encoding (d)CMP kinase: MIITIDGPAGSGKSTTARAVATRLSYVYLDTGAMYRAVALAFVEADADPTADAASRVLDDLRVDVFYTGDTMGVRLNGRDVTDQIRTQAVGTMASQISTLQAVREKMVAEQRRLGTHHVETHGGVVLDGRDTGTVVFPEADVKIFMDADPWERARRRKKEQEAEGRSVSLEAVHKEIVARDAQDRTRDIAPLRKAEDAVVLDTTARTIEEQVDFVVAQVEDARRPDANGT; encoded by the coding sequence GTGATCATTACCATTGACGGCCCCGCCGGGTCGGGAAAAAGCACCACGGCCCGCGCCGTGGCGACCCGCCTCAGCTACGTGTACCTCGACACCGGCGCCATGTACCGCGCCGTAGCGCTCGCCTTTGTAGAAGCCGATGCCGATCCCACCGCCGACGCCGCCTCGCGCGTGCTCGACGACCTGCGCGTCGACGTGTTCTACACCGGCGATACGATGGGCGTTCGCCTCAACGGCCGCGACGTCACCGACCAGATCCGCACGCAGGCGGTGGGCACCATGGCAAGCCAAATTAGCACCCTGCAGGCCGTGCGCGAGAAGATGGTGGCCGAGCAGCGCCGCCTCGGAACGCACCACGTCGAAACGCACGGCGGGGTGGTGTTGGACGGGCGCGACACCGGCACGGTTGTCTTTCCGGAGGCCGACGTCAAGATTTTTATGGACGCCGATCCGTGGGAGCGCGCGCGGCGGCGGAAGAAAGAACAAGAAGCCGAGGGGCGCAGCGTATCGCTCGAAGCGGTTCACAAAGAGATCGTTGCCCGCGACGCGCAAGACCGCACGCGCGACATCGCCCCACTCCGAAAAGCCGAAGACGCCGTCGTTTTAGACACCACCGCGCGCACAATTGAAGAGCAGGTGGACTTTGTGGTAGCACAGGTGGAAGACGCCCGGCGCCCCGATGCAAACGGAACGTAG
- a CDS encoding SAM hydrolase/SAM-dependent halogenase family protein, which produces MITLTTDFGTRDAYVAAMKGVILGIHPQARLVDVTHKVDPQDVMEAAFTLRTACPYFGDGTVHLVVVDPGVGTRRKAVAVRYNDAYYVGPDNGVLPLVMDGEPDAIVSLDKPGVWRTETPSDTFHGRDIFAPVAAHLDAGRALTSVGTPIDALEPLRWAVPMSDAQSIEGWVVHVDRFGNCITNIRRETLAAAAPDAADGQPAVKCYVGNTILDQLHRTYGDVAANEPVLLFGSSGFLEVAVRGGSAAELLSISKGDTAKIVFQETLS; this is translated from the coding sequence ATGATTACCCTGACTACCGATTTTGGCACGCGCGATGCCTATGTGGCCGCCATGAAGGGCGTGATTCTGGGCATCCATCCGCAGGCCCGCCTCGTCGACGTGACCCACAAGGTGGATCCGCAAGACGTAATGGAGGCCGCCTTTACGCTGCGCACGGCGTGTCCGTACTTTGGCGACGGCACCGTCCACCTCGTCGTTGTGGATCCGGGCGTGGGCACCCGCCGCAAGGCCGTGGCGGTGCGCTACAACGACGCGTACTATGTGGGCCCCGACAACGGCGTCCTTCCACTGGTGATGGACGGCGAACCCGACGCGATCGTGTCGCTCGACAAGCCCGGTGTGTGGCGCACCGAAACGCCGAGCGACACCTTTCACGGACGCGACATTTTTGCCCCGGTGGCCGCGCACCTCGACGCGGGACGCGCGCTTACCAGCGTGGGAACGCCGATCGACGCCCTAGAGCCGCTGCGCTGGGCCGTTCCCATGAGCGATGCGCAGAGCATTGAAGGTTGGGTGGTGCATGTCGACCGCTTTGGCAACTGCATCACCAACATCCGACGCGAAACGCTGGCCGCGGCGGCGCCAGATGCGGCCGATGGCCAGCCCGCTGTGAAGTGCTACGTGGGCAACACGATTCTCGACCAGCTGCACCGCACCTACGGCGACGTTGCCGCCAACGAACCCGTCCTGCTGTTTGGCAGCTCCGGCTTCTTGGAGGTCGCCGTGCGCGGCGGTAGTGCCGCCGAGCTTCTGAGCATCTCCAAAGGCGACACTGCGAAGATCGTGTTTCAGGAAACGTTGTCCTAG
- a CDS encoding GbsR/MarR family transcriptional regulator gives MQQFVDFWGEMASTWGINRTMAQIHALLYCVERPLNTDDIMERLDISRGNANMNLRSLTDWELVEKIRMDGSRKDYYVAEKDVWQITARIIREREQRELRPVHAALDDCTRALVPEQASPQDLPEPDRVLHARIESLKELMEVFEGFSEALLPLVRRRNEPVIRQLIAFVRTIEATEFSNSSGA, from the coding sequence GTGCAGCAATTTGTTGATTTTTGGGGAGAGATGGCGTCTACCTGGGGCATCAACCGCACGATGGCGCAAATCCACGCGCTCTTGTACTGCGTGGAAAGGCCCCTCAACACCGACGATATCATGGAGCGCCTAGACATCAGCCGCGGCAACGCCAACATGAACTTGCGGTCGCTTACCGACTGGGAGCTGGTCGAGAAGATTCGGATGGACGGGTCACGCAAGGACTACTACGTTGCGGAAAAAGACGTGTGGCAGATTACGGCGCGCATCATACGGGAGCGCGAGCAGCGCGAGCTGCGCCCGGTGCACGCCGCCCTCGACGATTGCACGCGCGCGCTGGTGCCGGAGCAGGCCTCACCGCAGGACCTCCCCGAGCCCGACCGTGTGCTGCATGCGCGCATCGAGAGCCTAAAGGAACTCATGGAGGTGTTTGAGGGCTTCTCTGAGGCGCTTCTGCCGCTCGTGCGGCGGCGCAACGAACCGGTGATTCGCCAGCTCATCGCCTTTGTGCGCACCATCGAAGCCACGGAGTTTTCTAATTCCAGCGGGGCCTGA